Part of the Desulfatiglans anilini DSM 4660 genome is shown below.
GAAGGCACCTATGCGATGGGCCCCTTCACCATGGGCCTCGGTCTCTTCTATCTGCAGGGCGAGGATGCCGTCAGCGGCACCGACAACGACTCCATCTGGTCGGTCGGCCCCGAGTTCCAGCCCTATTTCCTGTTCTTCAGCGAAGATGTCGGCCTCCTGTGGGATACGCTGGGCGTGCCGAACGGCAGCGTGGGAGCGAGCGGATATGAATCCATCTACGTGAAGGGTTCTTACAAGATCAGCGAGACCATGAAGCTGACGGGCGTCCTCGGATATCTCCAGGCCTCCGAAATGGAGTGGGCCGGCGTGGACGATTACCTCGGCATGGAGTTCGACCTGAACTTCGAATGGAAGCTCATGGACAACCTGAAGTATGTGGTCGATCTCGCCTATCTGAAGGCGGGCGATTACTTCGAAGATGTGACCACGGGTGCCTTTGGCAGGGATCTGACCAACGATCCTTATGGTATGCGGCATATGCTGGTCATCCAGTGGTAACCATCTAGGACGGCTTTCAACCTCGAAGGGCTTCGGCCCTTCGAGGTTTTTTTATGATGAAGATCTCGATTCTCACGCTTGCCTGCTTTTTCTTTTCAGGCCTGGCCGGCCTGATCTACCAGGTGATCTGGGTGCGCCTGCTCGACAAGGTCATGGGGAGCGCCCCGTTTGCCGTGGCGACCGTCTTGACCGTATTTATGGGCGGGTTGGCCCTCGGAAGCTACTGGGCCGGCCGGTTGATCGACCGCGGGATGGACAGGCGCCGGCTTCTGCTGCTCTACGGGAAACTGGAGGGCCTGATCGGCCTTTACGGCCTCCTGATCCCCCTGCTTCTGGTAATGCTGAAGCCGCTGTACGCCGCGGCTTATCGGAATCTGTACGATTCGTTCTGGCCCTACACCGCGATCGCCTTCCTCGGATGCGCCCTTATCCTGATCATCCCGACCGCGTTCATGGGGGCGACCCTGCCGATCCTTTGCCGGTTTTATGTCGAAGCGCTGGACCATCTTGGGAAACGGACCGGATCGCTTTACGGTCTGAATACGGTGGGGGCGGCGGCCGGCGCCTTCTTGACCGGGTTTTACTTGATCGAAGCCTTTGGTCTTTGGGGATCGGTCGGTGTCGCGGCCGGGTTGAACGGCCTGGTGGCCGTGGCCTGTTTTGCTGCCGGGCGCAGGAACGGCCCGTTGGAGGAAAAGCGAGGCCGGGCTGTCAAGCGGGCGGAGGCGCGGGTGAAGCCTCCGGCCGCCCTGGAGGGGGCCCCGGTCTGGCCGCTGTGGATTTTCGGGGTGTCCGGATTTTGCGCGATGGCCTACGAGGTTTTCTGGACGCGGCTGCTAGGGTTGCTGCTTGGGCCGACACCGTATTCTTTCGCCCTGGTGGTCGGGACGTTCATCGTGGGACTGGCGGTCGGGGCGCTCGTCTTCGGCTGGGTTGCGGACCGCTCCGGCGGCGCCGGCTGGCTGTTGGGCACGCAGGCGGCTGCGGCCCTGTCGGCGTTGTTCGTCAGTCACCTGCTCGGAAATAGTCAGGTCTTCTTCGCGAAGCTGATTTATACCTTGAAGGACGATTTTGGTGCCATGGTATGGTCCCAATCCCTGCTGCTTTTTGCCCTGATGCTGGGACCGACGATCTTGTGGGGTGCCGCCTTTCCGCTCGTGAACCGGCTGACGGCGAGGTCGGTGGAGACCATCGGAGGGAGCGTCGGCAAGGCCTATGCCTTCAATACTGTGGGTGCCATCCTCGGATCGCTCTGTGCCGGATTCGTCCTCTTGCCTTTTCTCGGCAAGGCTGCGGCTATCCGGTCGATTGGCGGGCTGCAGCTCGCTGTGGCGCTGGTTTCGTGGATCGTATGGTCGATCACTGACGGCAGAAGCAGCAGAAGGTTCGCTTTGGGGGCCGGATTGGCTGGGGCAGGGCTGAGCGTTTTCATATCGTGGCATGTCCCGTCCTGGGAGAGGCAGCTCCTTTCCTACGGGAGGTATCATAACTTCAGGGCGGTCGCCGCCGATCTGGAGCGGAGCGGCTGGCTCGATGCGCTGCTCCGCGGTGGCCAGGTGCTTGCGAGGCACGAAGAAGGGCGAGAGGTTGTGTTCTTCGAGGACGGCCCGGGAGGGTTTACGACGGTCGAGCGGATGGTGGACAGCCTCGGGGTCGAGCGGTTTACACTTCTGAACAGCGGCAAGCCCGATGCTTCTTCTCATGGAGACCGGTCGACGCAGACCTTGCTGGCCCATGTGCCTCTTCTTTTCCACCCGGGGGCCCGCACGGTGATGGTGCTCGGGCTTGCGAGCGGTATGACGGCGGGAGAGGTGCTGCACTATCCGGTTGAGAGGGTGGATGTGCTGGAGATCAATTCTGCTGTGATCGAGGCGGCCCGGTTTTTCGAGCCATGGAACAACGGCTGCCTGGATGATCCGCGGTGTCGGCTGATCATGCAAGATGGACGAAACCACCTCGCCTTGAGTGACGAGCGTTACGACGTCATCATCTCTGAACCCTCCAACCCATGGATGGCTGGCCTCGCGAACCTTTACACCCGTGAATTCTTTTCTCTCGTCTCGGAATGTCTGCGGGACGATGGGATTTTCGTGCAGTGGATTCACTCCTACGAAATGGATTGGGACACCTTCGCGATGGTCGGGCGGACCTTCGCTGCGGTTTTTCCGGAGGGGGTCTTGTTTACGACCTTGACTGGAGGCGGGGATTACCTGCTCGTGGGAGCGAAAGGGAGGGCCGTCCTGGACTTCGAGACGGCCGGGGGGAATCTTCGCTATGCCGCCCTTTCAAAGAATATGGTGCTTCCGGATGCGAGGGTGCTTTCTAATCTGGTTGTGGCGGAGAACCTCCAAACCCTGTTTGGCACGGGGCCGCTGCATACGGACAATCGTCCGCTGCTGGAATTCGCCGCCCCGAGGGTCCTGCATGTGAGCGACACAGGTATCGAGGAGCGGATTGCGGCAAGGGGCACCATTTCGAGCAGGACCCGCGCCGTGGTGGCGGGTCGAGACCCCGCACGGGCGGTGCTCGATCTGATCGAGTTCGGCGCATCGGTGGGAAACCCCCTTTTCGGAGTCGTCGACCCCGGGGCGATGGCCGAATCCGACCGCGGGCGGTATACAGGGATCCTCGATGCCTATTGCGAGAGAGAGGCGGTCAGCGACTACAGCGAGCTTCCGGAGGGTTTGTTCAGGCAAAGGTGTGCTGAAACACAAGCCGCGTTGATCCGTGCGCATCTCCGGACCTATCCGGAGGATGCCGGGGCCTGGTACAGCCTCGGGCTGGCGCTTGGCGTGGCGGGTGATTCGAAGGGGGAGGTGGAGGCCTTCGAGGAGGCGGTGAGCCTGGATCCGTTGCACGCGAAGGCATGGAACAATCTCGGGATCGCGTATATGCGGAATGGTGTGATGGACGAGGCGGAAAACGCCTTTCTGAGGAGTGTGCGGGTCGCTCCGACGCATGCCAATGCCTATTTCAATCTGGCACAAGTACAACTCGAGAAGCAGGATTTCAAAGAAGCCGAACGGTACCTGGAAGAGGGTTTAAAGCAGGAAGAGCATCCAAGAGCCAGGGCGCTGCTGCAGGAGATTCGCGCACGCTGACGGGAAGGCCTGTTGGGCTGCTTCGAATTGCTTGACAAGCATCGATGACATGCATAGCATAAAAACTTTTCGTAAATGCGTTTGCAGCCTTTCCGGCGTTGCCGGGCCCATTTCAACCTCGTCAGAAGGAGATTTGAAACATGAAGGTTTTGATAAGTGATCCTATGTCGGAAATCGGCATCAAGGTCCTGGAGGAGACGCCGGGCATCGATGTAGACGTCAATACAGGGCTTACGCCGGAGGAGTTGAAAGGGATCATCGGGCAGTATCATGGGCTGGCCATCCGGAGCGCGACGAAGGTCACGGCCGATATCATCGCCGCCGCCACGCAGCTGAAGGTCATCGGCCGCGCCGGCATTGGGTTGGACAATGTCGATATCCCCGCCGCCAGTCAACGGGGGATCGTGGTGATGAACACGCCCGAAGGAAACACCATTACGACGGCGGAGCATACGATCGCCATGATGATGGCCCTCACGCGCAACATTCCTCAGGCGACGGGCTCGCTGAGGGAAGGCAAGTGGGAAAAGAAAAAGCTCAAGGGCCGGGAAGTCTTCAATAAGACTCTGGGGCTTATCGGAGCGGGGCACATCGGGAGGATCGTGGCTGACCGGGCCAAAGGCCTGAAGATGAAAGTGATCGTCTACGATCCGTACATCAAACCCGAGAGCATTGAAAAGATGGACCTGGAGCCGGTTTCGTTCGATGAATTGCTGCAGCGCTCCGACTATGTGACGATCCACACACCGAAGACCAACGAGACGGTGAACATGTTCAATGCGGACACGTTCGCGCGGATGAAAAAGGGCGCGATGTTGATCAACTGCGCCCGCGGCGGCATCGTGAACGAGGCGGATCTCTATGATGCGCTTGTGTCCGGGCAGCTCGGGGGCGCGGCCCTCGATGTCTTTGCGAGCGAACCCCCTGGGGCGAACAAACTGCTGGAACTCCCCACTTTTATCTGCACCCCGCATCTCGGGGCATCGACCACCGAGGCGCAGGATAATGTCGCCAAGGACGTGGCCGAGCAGATCGCCGCCTATCTTTTGCACGGTTCCGTGAAAAATGCGGTCAATGTGCCGAGCATCAGCAGTGAACTGATGAGCATCCTGCGCCCCTACGTCACGTTGGTCGAGCGGATGGGCGCCTTGCAGTCGCAGCTGGCCGAAAGTGCGGTCCTCGAGGTCAAGATCCATTATGCCGGAGCTGTCAGCCAGTACGACATGGCCCCCCTCACGACCGCGGTCCTGAAAGGTCTCCTCACGCCGATTCTGAAGGATGACGTCAATTTCGTGAACGCGCCTTACATCGCGTCCGAGCGCGGAATCAAGGTCGTGGAATCGAAGAGCCAGACCTCCGAGGATTTCGCGAGCCTCGTCGCACTGACGGTCAAGACGCTCGAGGGGGAGAATATCGTATCCGGGACGATCTTCGGCAAAGACCGGCCCAGAATTCTCAGAATCAACAACTTTTACATGGAAGCGATACCGGAAGGACACATCCTGTTGATTCAGAATCAGGACAGCCCGGGGGTTATCGGGCAGATCGGGATGACGCTCGGAAAATTCGGGCTCAATATCAGCCGTATGCATGTCGGCGAGGAGAAAGAGAAAAAGCAGAATGTCATCATCCTGACGACCAGCACGATCGTCAATGATGACGTGCTGGAAGCTCTGAGGGGGCTTCCGAATGTGTTTGCGGTGAAGCGGATCGAATTGTAATTTTTCTACGTTTGGGGAAGGCGATGGAAGAGGAAGAAAAGGGTTTTGTCATCAAGGATCGCCGTGCCTTCGACCAGCAGGGCGAACTGAAGGAGAAGGCGCCGGCCGAAGAGCCGAAAAGGGAGATGGCTCACGGCCCCGGGGCGGAGGATGCCGGGAGGGATTCGGGAAAAGCCAAAAAGGCGGAGATCCCGCCGCTGCCTCCCGTCACATTCTCGACACTGATTCTGAGCCTGAGTTCATCGGCGCTCTTCAATCTGGGGGAAATCCCGGATCCTCAGTCCGGTGAAAAGAGCAAAGATCTGCAATTGGCGAAACACGGCATCGACACAATCGGCATGCTGAAGGAGAAGACCGCGGGCAACCTGACCAAAGAGGAGCAGAACCTTCTGGAAAGCATCCTGACGGATCTGCGCTGGCGGTACGTCAAGGCCGTGCAATAGGGAGGATCGCGTCGGGGTGGATGGAGTCCCGATTCTCGTTGGATCCACTGCCGGGTGCGGGGTGTGAGTGGACAGGAGGCAGGCCGCTGCTTTGGGAGGCGACGAACGCGAAAGGGATAAAACGCCCCATGAGTGCGGAGGCAACGGGGTGCATCTCTTTGCACCGGCCAAACTCAATTTGCGGTTGAAGGTGATCGGGCAACGGCCCGACGGGTATCATGAGTTGGTTTCTATCATGGTGCCGGTCGGGCTTTTTGACGAATTGGATATCCGGTTGCAATCGGCGGAAGGGATTCGACTGGTCTGTAAAGGCAGGTTCGCCCTCTCGTCAGGGGAGGACAATCTGGTGTATCGGGCGGCGGTTGCTTTTCTGGATGCCGCCGGGCTCACTGCGGGGCTGGCGATCGAACTCATCAAACGCATCCCCGTGGCGGCGGGGCTTGGAGGGGGCAGCAGCGATGCGGCGGCGGTGCTCCTCGGGCTCAACCGATTGTTCCACCTTCCCTTCAGCCAGGGGCGCCTCCTGACGCTTGCAAGGTCGCTGGGTGCGGACGTCCCTTTTTTTATCGATCCAAAACCCTGTATCGCCAGAGGGATCGGCGATCTCATCGAGCCTTTGGATGCGTGGCCGCAGCTTTGGTATGTTCTGGTGAACCCGGGGATGGCGGTATCCACGGCCTGGGCCTTTCGCCGTCTGAAATTAGAGTTGACAACAGGGGAATATGCCTATATAGTAAAAACCTTGAAAAAAAGGCCTCTTGAGCTCTCTGAGCTCCTCGAAAACGACCTTGAAGCGGTCACCGCCGCCCATTATCCCGCCATCGGAAAATTGAAGGAGGCCCTCAGGGGGGCGGGGGCTTTGGGTGCGCTGATGTCTGGGAGCGGCCCTACGGTCTTCGGGGTGTTTGAATCCGAAAGACAGGCCTCTCTTGCTGCAGATCGACTACTTGACGAGGGTTGGCCGCACGTCTTTGTGGTGCGAGGCATGTAAATCATCCGTTGGGGTGTCGTCAAGCGGTAAGACACGGGCCTTTGGAGCCCGCATTCGGAGGTTCGAATCCTCCCACCCCAGCCATTTTTTATGATGTTTGGAAAAATAGATATGAAGCTTTTCGGCGGGACCTCCAACCCAACCTTGACCCTCGAAGTCTGCAACTACCTCGGTATCGAGCCCGGAAAGATTACCACCAGGACCTTCAGCGACGGCGAGACCCTTGTAGAGATCGGCGAAAATGTCAGGGGGCGGGATGTTTTCATCCTCCAATCAACCTGCACACCGGTCAACGACAATATTATGCAGCTTCTGATCATCATGGATGCGCTCCGGCGCGCCTCCGCCGAAAGGATCACGGCTGTCATCCCTTATTACGGTTATGGGCGTCAGGACCGCAAAGTCAAACCCCGCGTTCCCATCAGCGCCAAACTGGTCGCCGACCTGATCACGACGGCCGGTGCCCACCGGGTTGTGTCCATGGATCTGCATGCCGGGCAGATCCAGGGATATTTCAATATTCCCGTCGACAACATCTTTGCCGCTCCCATCCTGCTCAAGTATATCCGGCGGCACTTTCATAACGACCTGGTCATCGTTTCACCCGACGCGGGCGGCGTCGAGCGTGCGCGGGCGTTTGCGACGAGGTTGAACGCCTCTCTGGCCATTATCGACAAGCGCCGGGAAGCGCCGAACGTGGCGCAGGCCATGAACATCATCGGCGAGGTGCGGGGTAAGACGGCCATTGTCCTCGATGACATGGTGGATACCGCCGGGACGCTCACGCAGGCCGCACAGGCCCTGCGCGACCGCGGTTCGGTGTCCATCCATGCCTGCTGCACCCATCCGGTCCTTTCGGGGCCGGCCGTCGAGCGCATCGAGGCCTCGAGCATCGACAGCCTGGTTGTCACCAACACCATTCCCTTGAATGACAAGGCCAAGACCTCCAAACGCGTCGTCGTCCTTTCGGTGGCGGAGCTTTTGGGGGAGACCATCAAGCGAATCCACAATTCCCACTCAGTCAGCACGCTCTTTGTTTAGGGCGGGGCAGAAGTCCGCCCAAAGGGGAAGACTGCAGGGGTTTGTGAAAAAATTAATTAGTACCGGAGGAAACCATGTCAATGCCTACGCTCGCTGCCGCGCTGAGAGATGTCAAAGGAAAAGGGGCAGCCAGGAAACTCAGGAGACAGGACCATATCCCAGCCGTATTTTACGGACCTGTATCGAACCCGATGATGCTGCAAATAGACAGGCCCGCGTTGGAGCGGCTTCTGAGGGAGGCTGGCGGCGAGAATGTCATCCTGAGCCTCGAGATTACCGGTGCCGGGGGGACGTCCGACCGTCGCAGTGCGATGATCAAGGACCTGCAGATCGATCCGCTGAAGGGCGTCGTGCTGCACACCGATTTCTACGAGATATCGATGGACAAGGAAATCAGCGTCAACATCCCGATCGAGCTCACAGGGGACCCGGTCGGAGTGGAGAGCGGCGGCGTTCTGCAGCATGTGCGCCGGGAACTGGCGATCTCGTGCCTGCCCGGTGCGCTGGTGGAGAAGCTCGAACTCGACGTCTCCGGGCTGGGGGTTGGCGATGCCGTACATATCCGTGATATTCAGCTGCCTCAAGGGATCACGGCTCTGGATGATGAGCACCTGACCGTCGCGGTGGTCGCCGCGCCGACGGCGCCGGTCGGC
Proteins encoded:
- the serA gene encoding phosphoglycerate dehydrogenase; translated protein: MKVLISDPMSEIGIKVLEETPGIDVDVNTGLTPEELKGIIGQYHGLAIRSATKVTADIIAAATQLKVIGRAGIGLDNVDIPAASQRGIVVMNTPEGNTITTAEHTIAMMMALTRNIPQATGSLREGKWEKKKLKGREVFNKTLGLIGAGHIGRIVADRAKGLKMKVIVYDPYIKPESIEKMDLEPVSFDELLQRSDYVTIHTPKTNETVNMFNADTFARMKKGAMLINCARGGIVNEADLYDALVSGQLGGAALDVFASEPPGANKLLELPTFICTPHLGASTTEAQDNVAKDVAEQIAAYLLHGSVKNAVNVPSISSELMSILRPYVTLVERMGALQSQLAESAVLEVKIHYAGAVSQYDMAPLTTAVLKGLLTPILKDDVNFVNAPYIASERGIKVVESKSQTSEDFASLVALTVKTLEGENIVSGTIFGKDRPRILRINNFYMEAIPEGHILLIQNQDSPGVIGQIGMTLGKFGLNISRMHVGEEKEKKQNVIILTTSTIVNDDVLEALRGLPNVFAVKRIEL
- the ispE gene encoding 4-(cytidine 5'-diphospho)-2-C-methyl-D-erythritol kinase — encoded protein: MGGDERERDKTPHECGGNGVHLFAPAKLNLRLKVIGQRPDGYHELVSIMVPVGLFDELDIRLQSAEGIRLVCKGRFALSSGEDNLVYRAAVAFLDAAGLTAGLAIELIKRIPVAAGLGGGSSDAAAVLLGLNRLFHLPFSQGRLLTLARSLGADVPFFIDPKPCIARGIGDLIEPLDAWPQLWYVLVNPGMAVSTAWAFRRLKLELTTGEYAYIVKTLKKRPLELSELLENDLEAVTAAHYPAIGKLKEALRGAGALGALMSGSGPTVFGVFESERQASLAADRLLDEGWPHVFVVRGM
- a CDS encoding fused MFS/spermidine synthase: MMKISILTLACFFFSGLAGLIYQVIWVRLLDKVMGSAPFAVATVLTVFMGGLALGSYWAGRLIDRGMDRRRLLLLYGKLEGLIGLYGLLIPLLLVMLKPLYAAAYRNLYDSFWPYTAIAFLGCALILIIPTAFMGATLPILCRFYVEALDHLGKRTGSLYGLNTVGAAAGAFLTGFYLIEAFGLWGSVGVAAGLNGLVAVACFAAGRRNGPLEEKRGRAVKRAEARVKPPAALEGAPVWPLWIFGVSGFCAMAYEVFWTRLLGLLLGPTPYSFALVVGTFIVGLAVGALVFGWVADRSGGAGWLLGTQAAAALSALFVSHLLGNSQVFFAKLIYTLKDDFGAMVWSQSLLLFALMLGPTILWGAAFPLVNRLTARSVETIGGSVGKAYAFNTVGAILGSLCAGFVLLPFLGKAAAIRSIGGLQLAVALVSWIVWSITDGRSSRRFALGAGLAGAGLSVFISWHVPSWERQLLSYGRYHNFRAVAADLERSGWLDALLRGGQVLARHEEGREVVFFEDGPGGFTTVERMVDSLGVERFTLLNSGKPDASSHGDRSTQTLLAHVPLLFHPGARTVMVLGLASGMTAGEVLHYPVERVDVLEINSAVIEAARFFEPWNNGCLDDPRCRLIMQDGRNHLALSDERYDVIISEPSNPWMAGLANLYTREFFSLVSECLRDDGIFVQWIHSYEMDWDTFAMVGRTFAAVFPEGVLFTTLTGGGDYLLVGAKGRAVLDFETAGGNLRYAALSKNMVLPDARVLSNLVVAENLQTLFGTGPLHTDNRPLLEFAAPRVLHVSDTGIEERIAARGTISSRTRAVVAGRDPARAVLDLIEFGASVGNPLFGVVDPGAMAESDRGRYTGILDAYCEREAVSDYSELPEGLFRQRCAETQAALIRAHLRTYPEDAGAWYSLGLALGVAGDSKGEVEAFEEAVSLDPLHAKAWNNLGIAYMRNGVMDEAENAFLRSVRVAPTHANAYFNLAQVQLEKQDFKEAERYLEEGLKQEEHPRARALLQEIRAR
- a CDS encoding 50S ribosomal protein L25, with product MSMPTLAAALRDVKGKGAARKLRRQDHIPAVFYGPVSNPMMLQIDRPALERLLREAGGENVILSLEITGAGGTSDRRSAMIKDLQIDPLKGVVLHTDFYEISMDKEISVNIPIELTGDPVGVESGGVLQHVRRELAISCLPGALVEKLELDVSGLGVGDAVHIRDIQLPQGITALDDEHLTVAVVAAPTAPVGEVAEEELEEAGGAEEATAEES
- a CDS encoding DUF1844 domain-containing protein, with the translated sequence MEEEEKGFVIKDRRAFDQQGELKEKAPAEEPKREMAHGPGAEDAGRDSGKAKKAEIPPLPPVTFSTLILSLSSSALFNLGEIPDPQSGEKSKDLQLAKHGIDTIGMLKEKTAGNLTKEEQNLLESILTDLRWRYVKAVQ
- a CDS encoding ribose-phosphate pyrophosphokinase, with amino-acid sequence MKLFGGTSNPTLTLEVCNYLGIEPGKITTRTFSDGETLVEIGENVRGRDVFILQSTCTPVNDNIMQLLIIMDALRRASAERITAVIPYYGYGRQDRKVKPRVPISAKLVADLITTAGAHRVVSMDLHAGQIQGYFNIPVDNIFAAPILLKYIRRHFHNDLVIVSPDAGGVERARAFATRLNASLAIIDKRREAPNVAQAMNIIGEVRGKTAIVLDDMVDTAGTLTQAAQALRDRGSVSIHACCTHPVLSGPAVERIEASSIDSLVVTNTIPLNDKAKTSKRVVVLSVAELLGETIKRIHNSHSVSTLFV